Proteins from a genomic interval of Nocardia sp. BMG51109:
- a CDS encoding putative RNA methyltransferase, whose protein sequence is MPVNPARADPHLPLAAIARLLACPECGAAMALDDRSLSCARRHAFDLARQGYVSLLTGASTKMTGDTADMLDARAAFQRARYFGPIADAVTAAVTSTTPARAILEIGAGTGYYLAETLDAAPEAHGIAVDVSKPAARRCARAHPRAASVLADAWRGLPVRDDALTHVLSVFAPRNPEEVARVLAPGGVFVIATPTPRHLSELITPLGMVSVDAAKDDRLTAALSGHFTAIDRTPVEYTMTLDHTAITNVAAMGPSAHHAATERTGRIATLPDEMQVTASVTVTTYRAR, encoded by the coding sequence ATGCCGGTGAACCCGGCGCGAGCGGACCCGCACCTGCCGCTCGCCGCGATCGCCCGGCTGCTGGCCTGCCCCGAATGCGGAGCGGCCATGGCCCTCGACGACCGCTCGCTGTCCTGTGCCCGGCGGCATGCCTTCGATCTGGCCCGCCAGGGATACGTCAGCCTGCTGACCGGTGCGTCGACCAAGATGACCGGCGATACCGCCGACATGCTGGACGCACGCGCCGCCTTCCAGCGTGCCCGTTATTTCGGACCGATCGCCGACGCCGTGACGGCCGCGGTCACCTCCACCACTCCCGCGCGCGCAATCCTCGAGATCGGCGCCGGAACCGGCTATTACCTGGCCGAGACGCTCGACGCCGCGCCGGAGGCGCACGGAATCGCGGTGGACGTGTCGAAACCCGCCGCCCGGCGCTGCGCCCGCGCGCACCCGCGCGCCGCCTCGGTCCTGGCCGATGCCTGGCGCGGCCTGCCCGTACGTGACGATGCGCTGACCCACGTGCTGTCGGTGTTCGCCCCTCGCAACCCGGAAGAAGTGGCCCGGGTGCTCGCCCCCGGCGGGGTGTTCGTGATCGCCACCCCGACACCGCGCCACCTGTCCGAACTGATCACCCCGCTCGGCATGGTGAGCGTCGACGCGGCCAAGGACGACCGGCTCACCGCCGCCCTGTCCGGCCACTTCACCGCGATCGACCGCACCCCCGTCGAATACACCATGACCCTCGACCACACCGCGATCACGAACGTGGCGGCCATGGGCCCGTCTGCCCACCACGCGGCCACCGAGCGCACCGGCCGGATAGCTACCCTCCCGGATGAAATGCAGGTGACAGCATCGGTCACCGTGACGACCTATCGGGCGCGATAG
- a CDS encoding ABC transporter ATP-binding protein: protein MSSAIVVRDLHKHFGQVRALDGLDLEVAEGEVHGFLGPNGAGKSTTIRILLGILAKTSGEAQVLGRDPWADAVGLHHEIAYVPGDVTLWPSLSGGETIDLLARMRGGIDADRREELIERFELDPRKRARTYSKGNRQKVALVSAFSSNANLLLLDEPTSGLDPLMEQVFRECVREAVDRGVTVLLSSHILSEVEMLCERVTIIRSGRTVESGTLAEMRHLSRTAITAEMLGDPGDLSRIPGVEDVTVEDHTLRCQVDAEHLGELIRTLGDAGVRSLVSQPPSLEELFLRHYSLDGDDSADAADSSRRFAEVTK, encoded by the coding sequence ATGTCATCCGCGATCGTCGTCCGAGATCTGCACAAGCATTTCGGACAGGTTCGCGCCCTCGACGGCCTCGACCTCGAGGTCGCCGAGGGCGAGGTGCACGGCTTCCTCGGCCCCAACGGCGCCGGGAAATCCACCACCATCCGCATCCTGCTGGGCATCCTGGCCAAGACCTCGGGCGAGGCCCAGGTGCTCGGCCGTGACCCGTGGGCCGACGCGGTCGGCCTGCATCACGAAATCGCCTACGTCCCGGGCGATGTCACGCTGTGGCCGTCGCTGTCCGGCGGCGAGACCATCGACCTGCTCGCCCGGATGCGCGGCGGTATCGATGCCGACCGCCGGGAGGAGCTGATCGAACGGTTCGAGCTGGATCCGCGCAAGCGGGCCCGCACCTATTCGAAGGGCAACCGGCAGAAGGTCGCGCTGGTGTCGGCGTTCTCCTCGAACGCCAACCTGCTGCTGCTCGACGAGCCCACCTCGGGCCTGGATCCGTTGATGGAACAGGTTTTCCGGGAATGTGTGCGCGAGGCGGTCGACCGCGGGGTGACCGTGCTGCTGTCCAGCCACATCCTGTCCGAGGTGGAGATGCTGTGCGAACGGGTCACCATCATTCGTTCCGGGAGGACGGTGGAGAGCGGGACGCTCGCGGAGATGCGGCACCTGAGCCGCACCGCGATCACCGCCGAAATGCTCGGTGACCCAGGTGATCTCAGCAGGATTCCCGGCGTCGAGGACGTCACCGTCGAGGATCACACGCTGCGCTGCCAGGTCGACGCCGAACATCTGGGTGAGCTGATCCGCACACTCGGCGATGCCGGTGTGCGCAGCCTGGTCAGTCAGCCGCCGTCGCTGGAAGAGCTGTTCCTGCGCCACTATTCGCTCGACGGGGACGATTCCGCCGACGCAGCCGATTCGTCCCGCCGTTTCGCGGAGGTCACGAAATGA
- a CDS encoding ABC transporter permease → MTTATVARPHYGFSESLRGAADFTGTLRLLRLYLRRDRIVLPLWVLLLSAPLGTTYVKSVESVYPNEADLAGFARMILSSPAQLAMYGPIYNTTLGAAGMWKAGAFHSLIAIATILTVIRHTRAEEETGREELLASTRVGRYASLTAALIVACGGALAVGVIATGSITAAGVPANGALAFGLAEAASGIVFAAVAAVAAQLSANARTTRGIAFTVLAVTYVLRAVGDARAGDGPTNVLTWLSPQGWSLQVRPFAGDHWWILLLHTVTAVVLIGVAYALLARRDLGAGLISERPGEPAAGPALAGPFGLAWRLQRGTLLAWAVGLGLYGLLIGSVVNGIGDQLGDSETMRDIIARMGGSEVLEDSMVTMAYTLMGVVAAAYSVSAALRMYSEETADRAEAVLTGAVGRIRWAASHLLYAVAGPVVLLVVSGGIGGLVYGIAAHDIGDKLPRVLGAALVQLPAVWLFTGATVLLFGLLPRWTPVAWGVFTAGIALFLLGAISGMPQWVMNLDPYSHLPKLPAAPFTATPVVILVAIAAALMAVGLIGFRRRDLR, encoded by the coding sequence ATGACCACTGCCACCGTCGCGCGCCCGCACTACGGGTTCTCCGAATCCCTGCGCGGCGCAGCGGATTTCACCGGAACACTGCGGTTGCTGCGACTGTATCTGCGGCGCGACCGGATCGTGCTGCCGCTGTGGGTGCTGCTGCTGTCGGCACCGCTGGGCACCACCTATGTCAAGAGCGTCGAGAGCGTCTATCCCAACGAGGCGGACCTGGCCGGATTCGCGCGGATGATCCTGTCCAGCCCGGCTCAGCTGGCCATGTACGGCCCGATCTACAACACGACGCTGGGTGCGGCCGGTATGTGGAAGGCCGGTGCGTTCCACTCGCTCATCGCGATCGCCACGATCCTCACCGTCATCCGGCACACCCGTGCCGAGGAGGAGACAGGCCGCGAAGAACTGCTGGCCTCGACGCGGGTGGGGCGGTACGCGAGCCTCACCGCCGCGCTGATCGTCGCATGCGGTGGTGCGCTGGCCGTCGGCGTGATCGCCACCGGCAGCATCACGGCCGCGGGCGTGCCCGCCAACGGCGCGCTGGCATTCGGGCTCGCCGAGGCCGCCTCGGGCATCGTGTTCGCCGCTGTCGCGGCGGTGGCCGCGCAGCTGAGCGCGAACGCCCGCACCACGCGGGGGATCGCCTTCACCGTGCTGGCGGTGACCTACGTGCTGCGGGCGGTCGGTGACGCCCGCGCCGGTGACGGTCCCACCAACGTGCTCACCTGGCTGTCGCCGCAGGGCTGGTCGTTGCAGGTGCGTCCGTTCGCCGGTGACCACTGGTGGATCCTGTTGCTGCACACGGTGACCGCGGTCGTGCTGATCGGGGTGGCGTACGCGCTGCTGGCCCGGCGGGACCTGGGCGCCGGGCTGATCTCGGAGCGGCCGGGGGAGCCCGCCGCCGGGCCGGCGCTCGCCGGGCCGTTCGGGCTGGCTTGGCGGCTGCAGCGCGGGACGCTGCTGGCGTGGGCCGTCGGGCTCGGGCTGTACGGGCTGCTGATCGGCAGCGTGGTCAACGGTATCGGCGACCAACTGGGTGACAGCGAGACCATGCGCGACATCATCGCCCGGATGGGCGGCTCCGAGGTGCTCGAGGATTCGATGGTCACCATGGCCTACACGCTCATGGGCGTGGTGGCGGCGGCCTACTCGGTATCGGCCGCGCTGCGGATGTATTCGGAGGAGACCGCCGATCGTGCCGAGGCCGTGCTGACCGGCGCGGTGGGCCGGATCCGCTGGGCCGCTTCACATCTGCTGTATGCGGTGGCCGGGCCGGTTGTGCTGCTGGTGGTTTCCGGTGGGATCGGCGGGCTCGTCTACGGCATCGCCGCGCACGACATCGGTGACAAGCTGCCGCGGGTGCTGGGTGCGGCGCTGGTGCAGCTGCCGGCGGTGTGGTTGTTCACCGGCGCGACGGTGCTGCTGTTCGGGCTGCTGCCGCGCTGGACGCCGGTGGCGTGGGGAGTGTTCACGGCGGGTATCGCGCTGTTCCTGCTCGGCGCGATCTCCGGTATGCCGCAATGGGTGATGAACCTCGATCCCTACAGCCATCTGCCGAAGCTGCCCGCGGCGCCCTTCACCGCCACACCGGTGGTGATCCTGGTGGCGATCGCGGCCGCCCTGATGGCGGTGGGCCTCATCGGATTCCGCCGACGCGACCTGCGCTGA
- a CDS encoding DNA-3-methyladenine glycosylase I — MSAPPQITATDGKVRCGWSESSQLYRDYHDEEWGRPLHGDDALFERMCLEAFQSGLSWITILRKRPAFRAAFDGFTIDRVAEYTAADAERLLSDPGIVRNRAKIDACIANARVAQQLAPGLDELLWSFAPAPRPRPRALADVPATTPESVALAKELKRRGFRFVGPTTAYALMQATGMVNDHLADCWVDVRG; from the coding sequence GTGAGCGCTCCGCCGCAGATCACGGCCACCGATGGGAAGGTACGGTGCGGCTGGTCGGAGTCGTCGCAGCTCTATCGTGACTATCACGACGAGGAGTGGGGCCGCCCGCTGCACGGCGACGACGCGCTGTTCGAGCGGATGTGCCTCGAGGCGTTCCAGTCGGGTCTGTCCTGGATCACCATCCTGCGTAAGCGGCCGGCGTTCCGGGCGGCCTTCGACGGATTCACCATCGATCGAGTCGCCGAGTACACTGCGGCCGACGCCGAGCGCCTGCTGTCCGATCCCGGCATCGTGCGCAATCGCGCCAAGATCGACGCCTGCATCGCCAACGCCAGAGTTGCCCAGCAGCTTGCGCCGGGGCTGGACGAGCTGCTCTGGTCCTTCGCGCCGGCCCCGCGCCCGCGACCGCGCGCGCTCGCCGACGTTCCCGCCACCACTCCCGAATCGGTCGCTCTCGCAAAGGAACTCAAGCGCCGCGGATTCCGCTTCGTGGGCCCGACGACGGCATACGCCCTGATGCAAGCGACCGGCATGGTCAATGATCATCTGGCCGATTGCTGGGTCGATGTGCGCGGGTGA
- the glgA gene encoding glycogen synthase, with protein sequence MRVAMVTREYPPEVYGGAGVHVAHLVPQLRRLCEVTVHCMGVARTDAVVHQPDPMLYAANSALQMMSAQLRMADAVGAVDVVHSHTWYTGLAGHLAATLYGIPHVLTAHSLEPRRPWKAEQLGGGYRLSSWSERNAMEYADAVVAVSEGMRRDVLDAYPTVDPERVHVVHNGIDAHTWRPGGPVDDARDVLAELGVRTDAPIVAFVGRITRQKGVAHLLAAARRFDPNLQLVLCAGAPDTPQLEAEVAAAVTELARARGGVFWVRDMLPTEQVRQILSAATVFVCPSVYEPLGIVNLEAMACGTAVVASDVGGIPEVVADGTTGRLVHYDGDAPEEFESALARAVNAIAGDRLFADSLGAAGRARAIAEFDWSRIAAQTVDLYDHLRKG encoded by the coding sequence CTGCGGGTGGCGATGGTGACTCGCGAATACCCGCCCGAGGTGTATGGCGGCGCGGGGGTGCACGTCGCTCATCTCGTGCCGCAGCTGCGGCGGCTGTGCGAGGTCACCGTGCACTGTATGGGCGTGGCGCGCACGGATGCCGTGGTGCACCAACCGGATCCGATGCTGTACGCGGCCAATTCGGCGCTGCAGATGATGTCGGCGCAGCTGCGCATGGCCGATGCGGTCGGCGCGGTGGACGTGGTGCACTCGCACACCTGGTACACGGGGCTGGCCGGGCATCTGGCCGCCACGCTCTACGGGATTCCGCACGTGCTGACCGCGCATTCGCTCGAACCGCGCCGGCCGTGGAAGGCCGAGCAGCTGGGCGGCGGCTACCGGTTGTCGTCGTGGTCGGAGCGCAATGCGATGGAGTACGCCGACGCGGTCGTCGCGGTCAGCGAGGGCATGCGCCGCGATGTGCTCGACGCCTATCCGACCGTCGATCCCGAACGAGTTCACGTGGTGCACAACGGCATCGACGCGCACACCTGGCGTCCGGGTGGTCCGGTGGACGATGCCCGCGATGTGCTCGCCGAGCTGGGCGTGCGCACCGACGCGCCGATCGTCGCCTTCGTCGGGCGGATCACCCGGCAGAAGGGTGTCGCGCACCTGCTGGCCGCGGCCCGGCGGTTCGATCCCAACCTCCAACTGGTGCTGTGCGCGGGCGCGCCCGACACCCCGCAGCTGGAGGCCGAGGTCGCGGCGGCGGTGACGGAGCTGGCCCGTGCCCGCGGCGGCGTGTTCTGGGTGCGGGATATGCTGCCCACCGAGCAGGTCCGCCAGATTCTCTCGGCGGCAACGGTATTCGTGTGCCCGTCGGTCTACGAGCCGCTGGGCATCGTGAACCTGGAGGCGATGGCCTGCGGCACCGCGGTGGTGGCCTCGGACGTGGGCGGTATCCCGGAGGTGGTCGCCGACGGCACCACCGGCCGCCTCGTGCACTACGACGGCGACGCGCCCGAGGAGTTCGAGTCGGCGCTGGCCCGCGCGGTCAACGCGATCGCCGGCGACCGGCTGTTCGCCGATTCACTGGGCGCCGCCGGCCGCGCCCGCGCCATCGCCGAATTCGATTGGTCCCGGATCGCCGCCCAGACCGTCGACCTCTACGACCACCTCCGCAAGGGCTGA
- the glgC gene encoding glucose-1-phosphate adenylyltransferase, with protein MRSQPHVLGIVLAGGEGKRLFPLTQDRAKPAVPFGGAYRLIDFVLSNLVNAGYLRICVLTQYKSHSLDRHISQTWRLSGFGGEYITPVPAQQRLGPRWYTGSADAIMQSLNLIYDEAPDYIVVFGADHVYRMDPEQMVTHHIDTGAGVTVAGIRVPRSEAGSFGCIDSDEAGRITQFLEKPVHPPGTPDDPNVTFASMGNYVFSTKALVDAIRADADNADSDHDMGGDIIPSLVGKGEAAVYDFASNDVPGSTDRDRGYWRDVGTIDAFYDAHMDLVSVHPIFNLYNKHWPIRGAAENLPPAKFAQGGLAQESIVGAGSILSAATVRNSVLSSNVFVEDGATVEGSVLMPGVRVGRGAVVRRAILDKNVMVGEGEIIGVDGDRDRDRFAVSNGGVVTVGKGVWV; from the coding sequence GTGAGGAGCCAGCCGCACGTACTCGGGATCGTGCTCGCCGGTGGTGAGGGCAAGCGACTCTTCCCGCTCACCCAGGACCGCGCCAAGCCCGCGGTCCCGTTCGGTGGCGCGTACCGGCTCATCGACTTCGTCCTGTCCAATCTGGTCAACGCCGGCTACCTGCGGATCTGCGTGCTCACCCAGTACAAGTCGCATTCGCTGGACCGGCACATCTCGCAGACCTGGCGGCTGTCGGGCTTCGGCGGCGAGTACATCACCCCGGTACCGGCCCAGCAGCGGCTGGGCCCGCGCTGGTATACCGGCAGCGCCGACGCGATCATGCAGTCGCTGAACCTGATCTACGACGAGGCCCCCGACTACATCGTGGTGTTCGGCGCCGACCACGTGTACCGGATGGATCCCGAGCAGATGGTGACTCACCACATCGATACCGGCGCCGGTGTCACGGTGGCCGGGATCCGGGTGCCGCGCAGCGAGGCCGGCTCGTTCGGCTGCATCGACTCCGACGAGGCCGGGCGGATCACCCAGTTCCTGGAGAAGCCCGTCCATCCGCCAGGCACCCCCGACGATCCGAACGTGACCTTCGCGTCCATGGGCAACTACGTGTTCAGCACCAAGGCGCTGGTGGACGCGATCCGCGCCGATGCCGACAATGCCGACTCCGATCACGATATGGGCGGCGACATCATCCCGTCGCTCGTCGGCAAGGGCGAGGCCGCCGTCTACGACTTCGCGAGCAACGACGTGCCCGGCTCCACCGACCGCGACCGCGGCTACTGGCGCGACGTGGGCACCATCGACGCGTTCTACGACGCGCACATGGATCTGGTGTCGGTGCACCCGATCTTCAATCTCTACAACAAGCACTGGCCGATCCGCGGCGCGGCGGAGAACCTGCCGCCGGCCAAGTTCGCGCAGGGCGGGCTGGCGCAGGAGTCGATCGTCGGCGCCGGCAGCATCCTGTCGGCGGCCACCGTGCGCAATTCGGTGCTCTCGTCCAATGTGTTCGTCGAGGACGGCGCCACCGTGGAGGGCAGCGTGCTGATGCCGGGCGTGCGGGTCGGCCGCGGCGCGGTGGTGCGGCGCGCGATCCTGGACAAGAACGTCATGGTCGGCGAGGGCGAGATCATCGGCGTCGACGGGGACCGCGACCGCGACCGGTTCGCCGTCAGCAACGGCGGCGTGGTCACCGTCGGCAAGGGCGTATGGGTCTGA
- the sigE gene encoding RNA polymerase sigma factor SigE, with the protein MDSTAAENIDGTAAEEMGGAADEDDESLSGTAAFDATGDRSMMPSWDELVREHADRVYRLAYRLTGDPQDAEDLTQETFIRVFRSLSNYQPGTFEGWLHRITTNLFLDMVRRRNRIRMEALPDDYDRVPSEGPDPEQVYHDANLDPDLQSALDSLAPEFRAAVVLCDIEGLSYEEIGATLGVKLGTVRSRIHRGRQALREHLAHNGAQQRFAADEKVG; encoded by the coding sequence ATGGACAGCACCGCCGCCGAGAATATTGACGGCACCGCCGCCGAGGAGATGGGTGGCGCCGCCGACGAGGACGACGAATCCCTGTCCGGCACCGCGGCCTTCGACGCCACCGGCGACCGGTCCATGATGCCGTCCTGGGACGAACTGGTCCGCGAGCACGCCGACCGGGTCTACCGGCTGGCCTACCGCCTGACCGGCGATCCGCAGGACGCCGAGGATCTGACCCAGGAGACGTTCATCCGGGTCTTCCGCTCCCTGTCGAACTACCAGCCGGGCACCTTCGAGGGCTGGCTGCACCGCATCACCACGAACCTGTTCCTGGACATGGTGCGCCGCCGGAATCGGATCCGGATGGAGGCGCTGCCCGACGACTACGACCGGGTGCCCTCCGAGGGCCCCGATCCCGAGCAGGTCTATCACGACGCCAACCTGGATCCGGACCTGCAGTCGGCACTGGATTCGCTGGCTCCGGAGTTCCGCGCGGCCGTGGTCCTGTGCGATATCGAGGGCCTGTCCTACGAGGAGATCGGCGCGACGCTCGGCGTGAAACTGGGCACCGTGCGCAGTCGGATCCACCGTGGACGCCAGGCACTCCGCGAGCACCTTGCGCATAATGGAGCGCAGCAGCGGTTCGCCGCTGACGAGAAGGTCGGGTAG
- a CDS encoding zf-HC2 domain-containing protein, translating into MGGEDAAASRESGTAAGRGPGAAAGRGPGRPARFAPTEHLASEAIAAYVDGELRMNAYLRAAEHLAKCPECAAEVDAQQQARIALRRAAQRQISAPGALTDSLSRIPLANLPGAMDEMTRGSSFPDPRGDSFRFVSTDREFSPESRRWTGWWRK; encoded by the coding sequence ATGGGTGGCGAGGACGCCGCGGCGAGCCGCGAGTCCGGGACGGCGGCGGGCCGCGGGCCCGGCGCAGCGGCGGGCCGCGGGCCCGGCCGCCCGGCACGTTTCGCTCCGACCGAGCATCTGGCGAGCGAGGCGATAGCCGCCTACGTGGACGGCGAGTTGCGCATGAACGCCTATTTGCGCGCGGCCGAGCATCTCGCCAAATGCCCCGAGTGCGCGGCCGAGGTCGACGCCCAGCAACAGGCGCGCATTGCGCTGCGCCGAGCGGCGCAACGGCAGATCTCGGCGCCGGGGGCGCTCACCGACAGCCTGAGCCGAATTCCGTTGGCAAATCTTCCCGGTGCGATGGACGAGATGACGCGCGGATCGAGTTTCCCGGACCCGCGCGGGGATTCGTTCCGTTTCGTGTCCACCGATCGCGAGTTCTCTCCGGAGAGCAGGCGGTGGACCGGATGGTGGCGCAAGTAG
- a CDS encoding O-methyltransferase has translation MSQTPAASAAQRNLAYVEESVAEDEILLAARERATELGAAPVPPSVGALLSMYAQMSGARAVVEVGTGAGISGLWLLDGMREDGTLTTIDSEPEHQRAAREAFRAADIPQARTRLINGRALDVLPRLADGAYDLVFVDATPLEHPQYVEQGVRLLREGGAILLHNALLGGRVPDQSQRDPATLAVRAATRTVAEDPQLTSVLIPVGDGLLCASRG, from the coding sequence GTGAGCCAGACACCCGCGGCATCGGCCGCGCAGCGCAACCTCGCCTACGTCGAGGAATCCGTCGCCGAGGACGAGATTCTGCTGGCCGCGCGCGAGCGGGCCACGGAGCTGGGGGCCGCGCCGGTGCCGCCCTCGGTGGGCGCGCTGCTGAGTATGTATGCCCAGATGTCGGGGGCGCGGGCGGTGGTCGAGGTCGGCACCGGCGCGGGGATCAGCGGACTGTGGCTGCTCGACGGCATGCGCGAGGACGGCACGCTGACCACCATCGACTCCGAGCCGGAACATCAGCGCGCGGCGCGCGAGGCGTTCCGCGCCGCCGATATTCCGCAGGCGCGCACCCGGCTGATCAACGGCCGCGCCCTGGACGTGCTCCCGCGCCTGGCCGACGGCGCCTACGACCTGGTGTTCGTGGACGCCACGCCGCTGGAGCACCCGCAGTACGTCGAGCAGGGGGTGCGCTTGCTGCGCGAGGGCGGTGCGATCCTGCTGCACAATGCCCTGCTCGGCGGCCGGGTGCCCGATCAGTCGCAGCGCGATCCGGCCACGCTGGCGGTGCGCGCGGCCACCCGGACGGTGGCCGAGGATCCGCAGCTGACCAGCGTGCTGATTCCCGTGGGGGACGGCCTGCTCTGCGCCTCGCGCGGGTAG
- a CDS encoding TetR/AcrR family transcriptional regulator, producing MFKGAAVPEGSAQDLSTRARIRDAAVVVFGEEGFGVGVRAIAKAAGVSPGLVNHHFGSKDGLREACDEHVREIIRSAKTEYVQHPSPAATLQALAEIEEYAPHIAYLMRSFQAGGPLMVTMFEQMRSDVEAYLTIGVEAGTLRPPMDPKATANYLAVQNGGGFFFFLQLYAARHDGKLDYRKALREYADQMMLPAVEVNTHGLFTDSTMLDTLLADR from the coding sequence GTGTTCAAGGGAGCAGCCGTACCGGAAGGATCCGCCCAGGATCTGAGCACTCGCGCCCGCATCCGGGACGCCGCCGTCGTCGTGTTCGGCGAGGAGGGGTTCGGGGTCGGTGTTCGGGCAATCGCGAAGGCCGCGGGAGTCTCGCCCGGGCTCGTCAATCACCACTTCGGGTCGAAGGACGGGCTCCGGGAGGCGTGCGACGAACACGTCCGGGAGATCATTCGCTCGGCGAAGACCGAGTACGTACAGCATCCCTCGCCGGCCGCGACGCTGCAGGCGCTCGCGGAGATCGAGGAGTACGCCCCGCATATCGCCTACCTGATGCGTTCCTTCCAAGCCGGGGGCCCGCTGATGGTGACGATGTTCGAGCAGATGAGATCCGACGTCGAGGCATACCTCACGATCGGGGTCGAGGCCGGAACCTTGCGGCCCCCGATGGATCCGAAGGCGACGGCCAACTACCTGGCGGTACAGAACGGCGGCGGGTTCTTCTTCTTCCTGCAGCTGTATGCCGCCCGGCACGACGGAAAGCTCGACTACCGAAAAGCGCTGCGCGAGTACGCCGACCAGATGATGCTGCCGGCGGTCGAAGTCAACACTCATGGACTGTTCACCGATTCGACGATGCTGGACACCCTGCTCGCCGATCGGTGA
- a CDS encoding DUF3117 domain-containing protein, giving the protein MAAMKPRTGDGPLEATKEGRGIVMRVPLEGGGRLVVELTPEEAAALGKELTEVTS; this is encoded by the coding sequence ATGGCGGCCATGAAGCCCCGCACCGGGGACGGTCCCCTCGAGGCAACCAAGGAAGGGCGTGGAATCGTCATGCGGGTTCCACTCGAGGGTGGCGGGCGTCTGGTCGTCGAGCTCACGCCGGAGGAGGCCGCGGCCCTCGGTAAAGAGCTCACCGAAGTCACCAGTTAA
- a CDS encoding ribbon-helix-helix domain-containing protein has product MKSKTSVYLEAEQAARLESVTEATGRSKSDLIREGIDLMLLRSSCRRRTRPWPSFDSGDPEFAATAGWSPDEAQGQ; this is encoded by the coding sequence GTGAAGTCGAAGACGAGTGTGTACCTCGAAGCCGAGCAGGCCGCCCGTCTCGAGAGCGTCACGGAGGCAACCGGCAGATCCAAGTCCGATCTCATTCGCGAGGGCATCGATCTCATGTTGCTGCGGTCGTCGTGCCGACGGCGGACCCGGCCGTGGCCCTCGTTCGATTCCGGGGATCCCGAATTCGCAGCCACCGCAGGCTGGTCACCGGACGAAGCCCAGGGGCAGTGA